TCAAACCTCTCGCATAACAGTGCCTAACCTCAACGTGTCGCCTAAATTCCTCATTTCTAGGAAAAACGATATAAACCATCTCACACTCGTGACCAAGCACACCGACAGCTCTATCTATATCGTCGTTTAAATTTCTCATATCATCAAAGCTCACTTTTTTAAAGCTTGGCATGACACTGAGTAAATTTTTACCATCTTTTTTGACCGAAATGACACCGCCATTTAGCACGACCTCTTTGTCTTGATGGCGGAGGCGTATTTTATCATAAACAAATTGACAAAACATCTGTGCCGCATCGATACAAAACTCAAATTTTCCACTTGCATAAAGCATTTTTATCATCTTTGCAGCCGCCATTTTCGGCTCTTTTGCTATAAATTTTATCTTTGAAAAGTTGCCTTTTAAATAAGCATTTATGATGATATTTGATGGAATACAAAAGCGATCTGCTGGCTTAAAATTTAGACATTTTCCGCGAAGTAGGAAATTTATCCTAGCTTCAAAAATTTCTTTGAAATTTAGAAATTTAGCGTAAGAAAGTGGTATTTTTAGCTCACTTTCTACGCCAGAATTATAAAGTGCAATAAAAATTTTTGTACGCGAAAGCCTATCAAGCTTTGCAAAAATATTTGGAGTTATTTCGCCAATATCTGATAAAAGCCCGAATCTCATTGATTATTCTTTGCATCCAAATTCCTTATCTAGCCCAAAGACCTTGCAGTACTCGCAAAATACGCAACTAACGCTTCTTTTTGCACAAACAATTGGAATATTTCTCTTTTTTGCTTGAGTTTTAATAGTCTTCATAGTGTTGTGGTTTAAAAAGCTAGTTAGCATCACCACACACTCGGTATCTTGAGGGATCGGCTTGCGATTTACGCGGTTTTCATTTCTAGCATCCCAGTGTTCTATCTTCTCGGCTCCCAAATCATGTAAAACTGCCTTGATAGGCGTTATCTCATCTGCACCGATAACTAAAACTGACATAATAAGCTCCTAAAATTTATTCATTTTCTGATAATGATTATAAGGAAGCTTAACTAAAATTTTTCTTAGTTATGATATTTATTATCACTTATATGTAGAAATTTGTAACGTTTTACTTAGATATTTAAACATCTAAACTCTTTTAATCTTAGATACCGCAAACAAAAATATGATAAGTCCGCTTGCGGCAAAAAAACTACCGACATTGCCGATATTTTGCTCGCCTAAATGAACTATCGTCTGACGCCCTATTAGCGCCCCTGCTCCGATGCCTATGTTATAAATAGCCGAAAATATCGCCATTGCAGCATCAGTAGCGTTTGAGGCAAGATTTAGCACTTTTATTTGAAAACTCATATTTACACCAGCTATGCCAAGCCCCCAAACAAAGGCCAAAACTAGCATTAAAACTTCATTTTTAGCAATAAAATTTAACAAAAGCAAGCAACATAAAATAAGCATTATAGAAATTGCAGAAAATGCATTTGGAATGAGCTTATAAAATTTAGAGAAAAGCAGGCTTGCGACTACACCAGCGACACCAAATATAAGCAAGAATATTGTGATAAATTTTCCATCAAAGCCACTGATATCTTTCGCAAATGGCTCAATGTAGCTATAGGTGCTAAAATGCGCACTTATGATAATTGCCGTTAGTAAAAATACGACCATCAAAAGGCCATTTCTTGCGAGCTCTGGCAAGCTTTTAAGTGAGCCTGAGTTTTTGCTTGGCAAAAGTGGCAAAATTTTATATAGCCAAACTCCAACACCAACAGCAAAAATTCCGATCAGTCCAAAGGTCACACGCCAGCCAAGTGCGTCACCTAAAATTCTTCCAAGTGGCAGACCAAGTATCATCGCTAGCGATGTACCAAGAGCTAGTAATCCAAGAGCTTGCGAGCTTTTATTTATCGGAGCTAGCCTAACAGCAAGTGAAGCAGTGATAGCCCAAAAAATGGCATGGGCAATAGCTATCATCAACCGAGCAATAATTAAAATTTTAAAATTCCAAGCAAAGACGCAAAGCGTATGAGCTACAACAAATACGATAAAAACCTTTAAAAGAAGAGATCTTCGTTCTAAATTTGCAGTTAAAAGCATAAGTGGCAAAGAGAGTATAGTGACGCTCCACGCATAAATCGTGATGATAAGGCCGGTATCGGCCGTGCTCATGTCAAAATCTTTCGCAATATCACTTAAAAGTGGCACTGGGACAAACTCAGTAGTGTTAAATATAAAAGCACAAAAAGCAAGAGCTATAACCCTTAAATAGGCTACCCTATGAACACTTATCAAATTTTATCCTTAATTTTTTTCATTACGGTAATGGAATTTTGCTTAAAGTTAGTAATTCAAAAGACAAAATTCTCAGAATTTATTAATGACATAGATTAATAGTAGATTTTGGAAACTAGCTCTATAATAAAAGATTTTTAAAAATCGTAAGAAAATTTAAGGCGGAAAAATGGCTAAAATAATGAAAACTATGGACGGAAACGAGGCTGCGGCGCACGCGGCTTACGCATTTACGGAGGTTGCGGGCATCTACCCGATTACCCCTAGCTCGCCGATGGCAGACTACACCGATATGTGGGCGGCTCAGGGCAAGAAAAATCTATTCGGTATGCCCGTTAAAGTCGTCGAAATGCAAAGCGAGGGCGGGGCTGCGGGCACCGTGCACGGCTCGCTGCAAGTAGGCGCTCTGACTACCACATACACGGCTTCGCAAGGCCTTTTGCTAAAAATCCCCAATATGTACAAAATCGCAGGCCAGCTACTGCCCGGCGTCATCCACGTGAGCGCGCGCTCTATCGCGGCCCAGGCGCTTTCTATCTTTGGCGATCATCAGGACATCTACGCCTGTCGCCAGACGGGATTTGCTATGCTGGCAAGCGGCTCCGTGCAGGAGGTCATGGATATCGCGGGCGTCGCGCATCTAGCGGCGATCAAGGGTCGCGTGCCGTTTTTGCACTTTTTCGACGGATTTCGCACGAGCCACGAGATACAAAAGATCGAGGTGCTTGACTACGCGCACTTTGATAGGCTTCTTGACCGCGAGGCTCTGCAAAAATTTAGAGACGAGGCGCTAAGCCCCGAAAACCCGAAAACTCGCGGTACGGCGCAAAACGACGACATCTATTTCCAGACGCGCGAGCTAGCTAACCGCTACTACGACGCGGTGCCTGATATCGTGGCCGAGTATCTAAAAGAAATTTCAAAAATCACGGGACGCGATTATAAACCGTTTAATTATTACGGCGATCCGCACGCTACGCGCGTCGTGGTCGCGATGGGCTCGGTCACGCAAACTCTAGAAGAGGTGGTTGATCACCTGCGCGCAAAGGGCGAAAAAGTGGGCGTGCTAAAGGTGCATCTATACCGTCCGTTTAGCCTAAAATACCTCTTTGACGTGATGCCTGAAACGGTAGAAAAGATCGCCGTGCTAGACCGCACGAAAGAGCCAGGAAGCCTCGGTGAGCCGCTATATCTGGACGTCAAGGCTGCGTTTTACGGACGCAAAAATCAGCCCGTTATCGTAGGTGGCCGCTACGGACTAAGCTCAAAAGACGTCGATCCTGCGCAAATGCTAGCCGTCTTTGAAAATTTAAATTTGAGTGAGCCTAAAAACGGCTTTACCGTCGGTATCGAGGATGACGTGACCTTCACCTCGCTAAAAGTCGGCGAGAAAATTTCGCTAAGCGACGCAAGCGTGAAAGAGTGCTTATTTTACGGTCTTGGCGCGGACGGTACCGTTGGGGCGAATAAAAACTCCATCAAAATTATCGGCGATAAAACCGATCTTTACGCGCAGGCGTATTTTGCCTACGACAGCAAAAAATCAGGCGGCTATACGCGATCGCACCTGCGTTTCGGTAAAAACCCGATCCGCTCGACCTATCTCGTCTCAAATCCGCACTTCGTCGCCTGCTCGGTCGCGGCATATCTTGAAATTTACGACGTCATAGACGGCATCCGCGAGGGCGGGACGTTCCTACTAAACTCGATCTGGGACGCCGAGCAGACGGTTGCTAAACTGCCGAATAAAGTAAAGAAAATTTTAGCCACTAAAAAGGTAAATTTCTACATCATCAACGCCACCAAGCTAGCTCGCGAGATCGGACTAAAAAACCGCACGAACACCATCATGCAGTCGGCGTTTTTCAAACTCGCAGACATCATCCCGTTTGCCGACGCGC
This genomic interval from Campylobacter concisus contains the following:
- a CDS encoding sugar transporter; its protein translation is MISVHRVAYLRVIALAFCAFIFNTTEFVPVPLLSDIAKDFDMSTADTGLIITIYAWSVTILSLPLMLLTANLERRSLLLKVFIVFVVAHTLCVFAWNFKILIIARLMIAIAHAIFWAITASLAVRLAPINKSSQALGLLALGTSLAMILGLPLGRILGDALGWRVTFGLIGIFAVGVGVWLYKILPLLPSKNSGSLKSLPELARNGLLMVVFLLTAIIISAHFSTYSYIEPFAKDISGFDGKFITIFLLIFGVAGVVASLLFSKFYKLIPNAFSAISIMLILCCLLLLNFIAKNEVLMLVLAFVWGLGIAGVNMSFQIKVLNLASNATDAAMAIFSAIYNIGIGAGALIGRQTIVHLGEQNIGNVGSFFAASGLIIFLFAVSKIKRV
- a CDS encoding DUF2325 domain-containing protein; protein product: MSVLVIGADEITPIKAVLHDLGAEKIEHWDARNENRVNRKPIPQDTECVVMLTSFLNHNTMKTIKTQAKKRNIPIVCAKRSVSCVFCEYCKVFGLDKEFGCKE
- a CDS encoding UDP-N-acetylmuramate--alanine ligase, yielding MRFGLLSDIGEITPNIFAKLDRLSRTKIFIALYNSGVESELKIPLSYAKFLNFKEIFEARINFLLRGKCLNFKPADRFCIPSNIIINAYLKGNFSKIKFIAKEPKMAAAKMIKMLYASGKFEFCIDAAQMFCQFVYDKIRLRHQDKEVVLNGGVISVKKDGKNLLSVMPSFKKVSFDDMRNLNDDIDRAVGVLGHECEMVYIVFPRNEEFRRHVEVRHCYARGLIKLVPYTIISKIF